DNA from Paraburkholderia sp. BL10I2N1:
CGGGGCGTTGCTTTGCGGCCCGACTGGCCCAACCGGGTTCTCCGACGGACCGTTCGTCTCGGGCGGCGGCGGACGCCTGAACTGGAACTGCGGCTGACCTGGCGCGTTGGTGTTCGGCGGCAAGCCTGCCGACGGCGGCCTGTTGGCGCGCACCGCCGGCGTCGCATTGCGAGACGGCGTCTGCACGGCCTCGGTTGCGCGGTTCGCGGCCTGAGCGGCCTGCGCATTCGGATCCGTCGACGGCGCCGCAGCCGCGGCCGCATCGGCTGACGGCGAACGCGCCGTATCGGTCGCAGCCGCCGCCTCCGCGGGCGCGGAAGCAGCTGCAACCGGCGCGCTGGCGCCGCTCGCCGCGACTGCCGTAGCAGCCCCTCTCCGGCCGGTTCTGTCACCGTCGATCTGGGCTAGCAATTCGAGGTTGGACGGCAAATCTTCGCCACCCGTCCAGCTCGCGACGCGGTCACTCTCGAAATGCACGATGAAGTCGCGCTGCTCCACGATCTGGCGTGAACCGCGCCGGAAATAGAAGATATAGTCCCAGCGATTGTCGTGGAACAGGTCCGTCAGCAACGGCGTGCCGAGCACCTGCTTCACTTCCGCACGCGACATGCCGACCTTCATCTGTGCGGCCATTTCTGCCGAGACGAAGTTGCCCTGCACGACAGTAATCCGATACGGCGTAATGCTCTGGGCAATACGTTGCGTCAGGCTGTCGTAAGTGGAACATCCAGCAAGAACCGCAACAGCCGCAGCAGCGATCAAGGTACCCCGCATGCGGCTCCCCCGGTAGATCAATTGAGATTTTGAAATCATTTCACTCACCGTGCGGGCTTGCTGACAAGCCGCGCGAATTTCGTTCCATCGAAGATGACCTGAACAGCAATTCACATTACTATTAGAACCCTGCATTGTACTCTAGGGATCCCTTGTCATGACCAATCCAACCGATCTCAAGAACATCGGGCTCAAGGCGACCCTTCCGCGCCTCAAAATCCTCGAAATTTTCCAGCATAGCGCGGTCCGCCATCTGACAGCAGAAGATGTGTACCGCAGTCTGCTGCACGAGGAACTCGATATCGGTCTCGCCACGGTGTATCGCGTGCTCACGCAGTTCGAGCAGGCGGGGCTCCTGTCGCGTAGTAATTTCGAATCCGGCAAAGCCGTTTTCGAGCTGAACGAAGGAACCCACCACGACCACCTGGTGTGCCTCGACTGCGGGCTCGTCGAAGAGTTTTTCGACCCCGAAATCGAAAGCCGCCAGCAGTCGATCGCGAAAGAACGCGGCTTCAAGCTGCAGGAACACGCGCTCGCACTGTACGGTGCCTGCACCAAGGAAAACTGTCCCCATCGCAAGCACTGAGCGGACGGCAGTTCGCGGAAGAGCGCTTTCCAGCTCGCGCACATCGACAACAAAAAGACCCGGTCAGCGGAAGCTGACCGGGTCTTTTTACATCGTGCGATCTGACGGTCAAGGCGTCGTGATTTCCGCGACCAGGCCTGACGATTCCAGCCGCCACGGCTCCTGCAAGGCCACTTCATCGCAATTCGGCTGTTCGCCGCCGCGGTCGATCACCACGAAATCGCTTACCCGCTCGAGCGCGAGCAGCGGATGATGCCACACTCCCGCGGCGTAATTGACGCCCTGCCAGCCATCCGCCCGGAAGGCCCGCATGCGCGACGGATCGAACTCGCCCGCCGGCGCGACGACGACCAGGTAGCGCACGCCGGCAAGCGGCAGAAACGCCTGGCTGCCGAGCGGATGACGCTCCATCATCGCGATCTCCAGCGGCAGACTACGCGGCTGAGCGCGAAATACGTTGACGAGCGGCCGGCCGCCGTCGCTGCACACGTCGATCGTGGCAAGGTCGTGAAAGCGCACGGTCGTGCCGCCATTGATCGGAAAATGGCGTGCGCCTTCCAGTTCGATCACATCGCCGAAAGGCGCGAAGGCCTCGCGCGTCAGCCGTTCCATCTTCAGTGTTTTCATGGCGGCGGCTCCGTTACTCGGTCTCGCCCCACAGACGCAGACGCGACACGCCGCCGTCCGGGTAGATATTGAATCGCACGTGCGTCACAGGCCCGAGGGACGCCAGCTGCTCGCTGAACGTGTGCACGTGATCCATTTTGAGGGACTGTTCGGGCATCAGCACGGGCCAGAACATCGCCTGCGTGACGAGCGATTCGTCCGTGCCGCCCACAACGGATGCCGCCTGCAGCGAACAGCGATCCGGGAAATTGCCCTTGAAGTGCGCCGTATCGACTTCGACCTTGCGGATCGTGCCCGGCCGGGCAAGCGCGATGATGGCCCAGTCGTTGCCCGGCTCGCGACGACGCCGCGTTTCCCAGCCGTCGCCCATATTCACGCCGCGACCCGGCATCAGTATCTGCGAGGCCGGCCCGAAATGCTGGTTGTTCGCGGTGACGAGATACGCGCCGTTTTCAATCGCTGCAAGATCGATCAGCTCGCCACGTGCAAGGCTGGTCCAGTCGCGCTTCGGTTGACCGTACACCCGCAGGCGGGCGAGGCCGCCGTCCGGATACAGGTTCACGCGCAGATGCGTAAAGGCGCGCGCGTCGTCGACCTCGACGTAATGGTGCTGGTTGCCTTGCAGCGTCGTGGCGGGTACGAGTGTCTGCCAGACTGCGTTGTCCGGCGGCAAATCGCTTTCGGCGTAGCACGCTTCGATCGACGCGGCGGGAGGGAAATTGCCGGTGAAGTGGCTCGTATCCAGATCGACCCCATGCACGACGCCCGGGCGGGCGAGCCGGATCACACAGGAGTCGTGGCCGGTCGTGCGCTTGCGGCGGGTTTCCCAACCGTCCATCCATTTACCGTGGTCATCGTACTTGCCGGGGATGAACACCGCCGGCTGAGGGTCGAGCATGCGTTCCTTGGGTGCGAAGAATTCGTCGCTGGCGAAGAGCGCTTTCGCGCCCAGACGCGGATCGGCGAGATTCATATAGCGGCGCGTGAAGGCGGGAGCGTTGGGGTCGAGGATCGGATTAGCCATGATGTGGGTCTGTCGGGGTCGGTAGGGTCGGTGAAGGCGGCGGGCGTTGCCGCCCGCCTGAGAATGCGTCGGTCAGGGTTTCGTCGTCAGATTGCGTGAGCGTGCTCGCCTGCGACCTCCGGTCCGGCTTTCTCATCGCCGGCCGGGACGTAGCGCAGTTCGGCATCCTGATTCAGCACGCGACGGGCGCGCACCTTGTCGATATCGTTTTCCCACACGGCGACTACCACCGTCGCCACGCAGTTGCCGATCAGGTTGGTCAATGCCCGCGCGATGCCGACGAACCAGTCGACCGGCAGGATCAACACGAGCCCGAGCACCGGAATCGCCGGAATCGCGGAAAGGGTCGCGGCGAGAATCACGATCGCGGAACCGGGAATACCGTGCGCGCCCTTCGACGTCACCAGCGACACCAGCACAACCACGATCAGATCATGCATCGACAGCGGTGTATTCGTGGCCTGCGCGATGAAGATCACAGCGAGCGTCAGGTAGATCGAGAAACCGTCGAGGTTGAACGAGTAGCCCGTCGGAATCACGAGGCCGACGGTCGAATCCTTCACACCCATCCATTCGAGCTTGCGCATGATCTGGGGCAGCACGGCGTCCGACGATGCCGTGCCAAGCACGATCGACAGCTCTTCGCGCAGGTAGCGGATCAGCTTGAACACATTGAAACCGGCCAGACGCATCACCACGCCAAGCACCACCGCGACGAACACGATGCAGCTTGCGTAGAACACGAGCACCAGCATGCCGAGTTGCTTGAGCGACTCCACGCCGTACGTGCCCGTCGTGAAGGCGATCGCGCCGAGCACCCCAAGCGGCGCGAGCTTGATGATGAAGCTCATCACGCGGAAGAACACCTGCGCCAGTTCGTCGATCAGGCTGCTTACCCGCTGCGCCTTCTCGCCGAGCAGCGACAGCGCCGAGCCGAACAGCACCGAAAACACCAGGATCTGCAGGATGTCGCCCTTGGCGAAGGCGTCGATGGCCGTCTCGGGGATGATCTTCAGCAGAAACCCGGCCGTGTCCTTCAGGCTCTTCGCGTGTTCCGTGTAGGTCGAGAGCGACGCGGCATCGAGCGAATGAAGGTTGATGTTCATCCCGACACCCGGCTTCGTCAGGTACGCAAGCACGGCGCCGATCACGAGCGCGATCGTCGTCATGATTTCGAAGTAGACCACCGCCTTCAGACCGACGCGCCCGACCTTCTTCAGGTCACCCGCGTGCGCCATTCCGCCAACGACCACGCAGAACACGATAGGCCCGATCACCATCTTGATCAGCTTGAGAAAACCGTCGCCAAGCGGCCGCAGCGACTGGGCGAAATGGGGGAACAGCGCGCCGATCACAATGCCCGCTACGAGAGCGATCACCACCCGGCCAAACAGCGAATTGAAAAACTTCAACACGGCTTTCTCCTGGTTCCTGGGTTCATCTGTTCATACTGGTCCGACCAGCACTGTTATGGCGAATAGTAGGAAGCCGATATAGTGCAGTCAAGGACCGATTTGACGGGGTTTACCCGTTGCGCTAGTGGAGTCTTTCGACCCGCTTCCCGATGCTTTACAAGCATGCCGTGCAGCGACCGCGAACGCGGATTACAATGCCGGTCAGACCACGCCGATCAAAAGTAAGATGAAAAACGTCCCGCACACTGTTACTGACGCCGCGATCGCCACGATTCGGGAACGGATCGAAGGCGGCGCCTATCCGGTCGGCAGTCTTCTTCCGGCGCAACGCCAGCTTTCCGAGGAACTGGAGATCAGCCGCGCGTCGCTACGGGAGGCGCTGTCGACGCTCGAAGCGCTCGGCCTGCTCACCATCCGGCCTGGCAAGGGCGTCTATGTGGAGAGCGCGCAGGCGTCGGCCGGCCATCCATGGCGGTTCGCCGATCAGTCGTCGCTACCGGATACCTATCAGATGCGCTTCGCGCTGGAGGGCTTCGTCGCAAGGATGGCAGCGCTTGCGATCAGCGACAGCGACATCGACTGGTTCGAGGACAACATCGCTGCGTTGCACGGCGCGCTGGTTGCGGCTGAACTCGACGAAGCCGCGCAGCTCGACTTCGATTTCCATATGCGGATTGTCAGCATCGCCGGCAACGCAGCGATCGAATCGATCCTGCGCAGCAGCGCCGACATCATGAAAGAAAGCCAGCGAATGCCGTTCTACAGGCGCGAGCTTGTTCTGACCACCTGGCACGAGCACCGGGCGATTCTCGATGCGCTGAAGGCGCGCAACCCCGAGGCAGCCGGCAAGGCCATCGAAACGCATATCTCGAACGCCGCGCAGCGCGCAGGTGTGTACTTTCCGACGCCGCGGTCGTAGAGATTGAACCGCCAGGACGTTGCATAAAAAAAGCGGCCCGCAGGCCGCTTTCTGTTCAGCGTAAACGCGTCGATGACTTATTTCGCGTTGGCGAGTGCCACTGCCGTATCCAGCATGCGGTTCGAGAAACCCCACTCGTTGTCGTACCAGCTCGACACCTTCACGAGACGGCCCGACACCTTCGTCAGCGTTGCATCGAACGTCGACGAAGCCGGGTTGTGGTTGAAGTCGATCGAAACCAGTGGCGCCGTGTTGTAGCCGAGAATGCCCTTCAGCGCGCCTTCCGATGCTTCCTTCATGATCGCGTTCACTTCGTCCACCGTGGTGTCGCGCTTCGCGATGAACGACAGGTCGACGATCGACACGTTGATCGTCGGGACGCGAATCGCGTAACCGTCCAGCTTGCCGTTCAGTTCCGGCAACACGAGGCCGACAGCCGATGCTGCACCCGTCTTCGTGGGGATCTGGCTGTGCGTGGCGGAGCGCGCGCGACGCAGGTCTTCGTGGTACACGTCGGTCAGAACCTGGTCGTTCGTGTAGGCGTGAATCGTCGTCATCAGGCCCGTTTCGAGGCCAATCTTGTCGTTCAGCGGTTTGACGAGCGGTGCAAGGCAGTTGGTCGTGCACGATGCGTTCGAGATGACCGTGTGCTCAGCCTTCAGCGCGTGATGGTTCACGCCGTAGACGATCGTTGCATCGACATCCTTGCCGCCCGGTGCCGAGATGATCACCTTCTTCGCGCCACCCTTGATGTGAGCGCTGGCTTTTTCCTTGGTCGTGAAAAAGCCCGTGCACTCCATCACGACGTCGACGCCCAGCTCGCCCCACGGCAGTTCAGCCGGGTTGCGGTTTGCCAGCACGCGGATCTTGTCGCCGTTCACGACGAGGAAGTCGCCGTCCACCGACACTTCGCCCGGGAACTTGCCGTGCGCGGTGTCGTACTGCGTCAGGTGGGCATTCGTCCTGGCATCGCCGAGGTCGTTGATGGCGACGATTTCGATATCGTGCTTCTTGCCGTTTTCATAAAAGGCGCGCAGCGTATTGCGGCCGATCCGGCCGTAGCCGTTGATTGCGACGCGAATCGTCATTGTCTATCTCCTGATGGCTGAAAAAATACCTTGGGTTGGGTCGGGCGGGCGAATTCTGCCGGAGCGTGAGGCGCGTCCGGCAGAACCGGTTGCCGCTCAGCCGAGGGCGGCCTTTGCCGTCTCTACAACGTGCTCGACGGTGAAGCCGAAATGCTTGAACAGCACGCCAGCCGGGGCGGATTCGCCGAACGTGTCGATGCCGACCACGCCGCCTTCCAGGCCCACATACTTGCGCCAGTAATCCGTCACACCTGCTTCGATCGCCACGCGACGCACGCCGTGCGGCAGCACGCGTTCGCGGTATGCGACGTCCTGCTTGTCGAACACCGTCGTCGACGGCATCGACACCACGCGCGCCGCAATGCCTTCCTGCGCGAGCGGCTCGATCGCCTTCAACGCCAGCTCGACTTCCGAGCCGGTCGCGATCAGGATGACCTTGCGCGCGACGATTTCGTCGTTCCAGTCGCGCAGCACGTAGCCGCCCTTCGCGACGTTTGCGATCTGCGCATCGGTGCGCTCCGAGAACGCGAGATTCTGGCGAGTGAAGATCAGGCACGACGGGCCATGATGCTCGACAGCCTGCGTCCACGCGACAGCCGTTTCGACCGTATCAGCCGGGCGCCAGACCTGCATATGCGGAATCAGGCGCAGGCTCGCCACGTGCTCGATCGACTGGTGAGTCGGGCCGTCTTCGCCGAGGCCGATCGAATCGTGCGTGAACACGAAAATCGACGGCGCCTTCATCAGCGCGGCGACGCGCAGTGCGTTGCGGCTATAGTCGGAGAAGGTCAGGAAGGTGCCGCCGAATGCCTTTAGGCCGCCATGCAGCGCGATGCCGTTGATGGCCGCGCTCATGCCGAATTCGCGCACGCCGTAGCTGAGGTAATTGCCGCGAAGGACGCCCTCGGCGTCGATGCCGACTTGCTTCGACGCCTTCCAGTTGGTCAGGTTTGAGCCGGTCAGGTCGGCCGAGCCGCCGAAGAGTTCAGGCAGCACCGTCGACAGACCTTCGATGGCCTGTTGCGAAGCCTTGCGGGTCGCGACCGTTTCAGCGCGTGCGTTTGCACCGGCGATGATGGCCTGGGCCTTTTCCGCCCAGTCAGCCGGCAGCTTCTTCGCCATGCGGCGTTCGAATTCGGCTGCTTCCTGCGGATACTTCGCGCGGTATGCCGCGAATGCCTTGTCCCAGTCGGACTCGACGCGTGCGCCCGCTTCCTTCGCGTCCCATGCCTCGTAGACTTCCGACGGGATCACGAACGGTTCCCACTTCCAGCCGATCGCCTCGCGGGTCGCGGCGATTTCCTTGTCGCCGAGCGGCGCGCCGTGCGCGTCGTGGCCACCCGCCTTGGTCGGCGCGCCTTCGCCGATCACCGTCTTGCAGCAGATCAGCGTCGGCCTGTCCGACTGCTTCGCCTGGACAATGGCCGCATCAACTGCAGCGACGTCGTGGCCGTTGACGCCAGGAATCACCTTCCAGCCATAGGCTTCGAAGCGCTTCGGCGTGTCGTCGCGGAACCAGTGGACCACTTCGCCATCGATCGAGATGCCGTTGTCGTCGTAGAACGCGATCAGCTTGTTCAGCTTCAGCACGCCTGCGAGCGAGCAGGC
Protein-coding regions in this window:
- the bamE gene encoding outer membrane protein assembly factor BamE, yielding MISKSQLIYRGSRMRGTLIAAAAVAVLAGCSTYDSLTQRIAQSITPYRITVVQGNFVSAEMAAQMKVGMSRAEVKQVLGTPLLTDLFHDNRWDYIFYFRRGSRQIVEQRDFIVHFESDRVASWTGGEDLPSNLELLAQIDGDRTGRRGAATAVAASGASAPVAAASAPAEAAAATDTARSPSADAAAAAAPSTDPNAQAAQAANRATEAVQTPSRNATPAVRANRPPSAGLPPNTNAPGQPQFQFRRPPPPETNGPSENPVGPVGPQSNAPASQPSQTSTGASTGTGG
- the fur gene encoding ferric iron uptake transcriptional regulator, encoding MTNPTDLKNIGLKATLPRLKILEIFQHSAVRHLTAEDVYRSLLHEELDIGLATVYRVLTQFEQAGLLSRSNFESGKAVFELNEGTHHDHLVCLDCGLVEEFFDPEIESRQQSIAKERGFKLQEHALALYGACTKENCPHRKH
- a CDS encoding ureidoglycolate lyase; the encoded protein is MKTLKMERLTREAFAPFGDVIELEGARHFPINGGTTVRFHDLATIDVCSDGGRPLVNVFRAQPRSLPLEIAMMERHPLGSQAFLPLAGVRYLVVVAPAGEFDPSRMRAFRADGWQGVNYAAGVWHHPLLALERVSDFVVIDRGGEQPNCDEVALQEPWRLESSGLVAEITTP
- the alc gene encoding allantoicase: MANPILDPNAPAFTRRYMNLADPRLGAKALFASDEFFAPKERMLDPQPAVFIPGKYDDHGKWMDGWETRRKRTTGHDSCVIRLARPGVVHGVDLDTSHFTGNFPPAASIEACYAESDLPPDNAVWQTLVPATTLQGNQHHYVEVDDARAFTHLRVNLYPDGGLARLRVYGQPKRDWTSLARGELIDLAAIENGAYLVTANNQHFGPASQILMPGRGVNMGDGWETRRRREPGNDWAIIALARPGTIRKVEVDTAHFKGNFPDRCSLQAASVVGGTDESLVTQAMFWPVLMPEQSLKMDHVHTFSEQLASLGPVTHVRFNIYPDGGVSRLRLWGETE
- a CDS encoding C4-dicarboxylate transporter DctA — encoded protein: MLKFFNSLFGRVVIALVAGIVIGALFPHFAQSLRPLGDGFLKLIKMVIGPIVFCVVVGGMAHAGDLKKVGRVGLKAVVYFEIMTTIALVIGAVLAYLTKPGVGMNINLHSLDAASLSTYTEHAKSLKDTAGFLLKIIPETAIDAFAKGDILQILVFSVLFGSALSLLGEKAQRVSSLIDELAQVFFRVMSFIIKLAPLGVLGAIAFTTGTYGVESLKQLGMLVLVFYASCIVFVAVVLGVVMRLAGFNVFKLIRYLREELSIVLGTASSDAVLPQIMRKLEWMGVKDSTVGLVIPTGYSFNLDGFSIYLTLAVIFIAQATNTPLSMHDLIVVVLVSLVTSKGAHGIPGSAIVILAATLSAIPAIPVLGLVLILPVDWFVGIARALTNLIGNCVATVVVAVWENDIDKVRARRVLNQDAELRYVPAGDEKAGPEVAGEHAHAI
- a CDS encoding FadR/GntR family transcriptional regulator, giving the protein MKNVPHTVTDAAIATIRERIEGGAYPVGSLLPAQRQLSEELEISRASLREALSTLEALGLLTIRPGKGVYVESAQASAGHPWRFADQSSLPDTYQMRFALEGFVARMAALAISDSDIDWFEDNIAALHGALVAAELDEAAQLDFDFHMRIVSIAGNAAIESILRSSADIMKESQRMPFYRRELVLTTWHEHRAILDALKARNPEAAGKAIETHISNAAQRAGVYFPTPRS
- the gap gene encoding type I glyceraldehyde-3-phosphate dehydrogenase, giving the protein MTIRVAINGYGRIGRNTLRAFYENGKKHDIEIVAINDLGDARTNAHLTQYDTAHGKFPGEVSVDGDFLVVNGDKIRVLANRNPAELPWGELGVDVVMECTGFFTTKEKASAHIKGGAKKVIISAPGGKDVDATIVYGVNHHALKAEHTVISNASCTTNCLAPLVKPLNDKIGLETGLMTTIHAYTNDQVLTDVYHEDLRRARSATHSQIPTKTGAASAVGLVLPELNGKLDGYAIRVPTINVSIVDLSFIAKRDTTVDEVNAIMKEASEGALKGILGYNTAPLVSIDFNHNPASSTFDATLTKVSGRLVKVSSWYDNEWGFSNRMLDTAVALANAK
- the tkt gene encoding transketolase → MTTPSPAPTSLMANAIRALSMDAVQKANSGHPGMPMGMAEIGVALWSRHLRHNPKNPQWADRDRFVLSNGHGSMLLYSLLHLTGYGLPMEELKNFRQLHSKTPGHPEYGITPGVETTTGPLGQGLANAVGMALAEALLASEFNKPDAKIVDHHTYVFVGDGCLMEGISHEACSLAGVLKLNKLIAFYDDNGISIDGEVVHWFRDDTPKRFEAYGWKVIPGVNGHDVAAVDAAIVQAKQSDRPTLICCKTVIGEGAPTKAGGHDAHGAPLGDKEIAATREAIGWKWEPFVIPSEVYEAWDAKEAGARVESDWDKAFAAYRAKYPQEAAEFERRMAKKLPADWAEKAQAIIAGANARAETVATRKASQQAIEGLSTVLPELFGGSADLTGSNLTNWKASKQVGIDAEGVLRGNYLSYGVREFGMSAAINGIALHGGLKAFGGTFLTFSDYSRNALRVAALMKAPSIFVFTHDSIGLGEDGPTHQSIEHVASLRLIPHMQVWRPADTVETAVAWTQAVEHHGPSCLIFTRQNLAFSERTDAQIANVAKGGYVLRDWNDEIVARKVILIATGSEVELALKAIEPLAQEGIAARVVSMPSTTVFDKQDVAYRERVLPHGVRRVAIEAGVTDYWRKYVGLEGGVVGIDTFGESAPAGVLFKHFGFTVEHVVETAKAALG